In Diorhabda sublineata isolate icDioSubl1.1 chromosome 4, icDioSubl1.1, whole genome shotgun sequence, a single window of DNA contains:
- the LOC130442393 gene encoding unconventional myosin-XVIIIa isoform X5, with translation MDSFYPSTSYNGYNSSIANSTFNMNPLRGLPPSPSNLSSPRKYTNIRRAYSAGLDVPSDRRPVMFQTRPLRSLTVLSDSPSRENSTTRSPSPTPSNYSVSSFRSNRSSSYGIPRRIYPQAYDPRNRDLDLDDKEDTPIVFDANLTFVLGCKGKLKQNVKPIPAFQDNQTASNALSNKISDFLSRTDHVMDEWKSKGHKEDEQHSLRMKRSRSKQIGKSRSATNIMIKGFQYFSRANSVTRSSVTRESDDATEAEIDELSEMTADLAEEHSTATLAAERLDAETSERLKLEKELSEVQNKNKELQQSSERLEIELLYARSDLNGISEEDEDGDGDGGVYKQRYERAIKELEFTKRRLQQQHEDDLEQLIGLKKQLEKKLADAYEEVEEQRQVVGQWKRKVQKLNGEMNDLKLLLEEQNGRNNLLEKKQRKFDSETQMLQDELKKEKQARDRFAREKEICMAEKYAIESTLADIKLELELKEERLLALQREFDEVTCSGKTEEEVTVLRKQKIDCERRLQDQEEELDELAGQVQLLEQAKLRLEMTLESMRKEAKKEAQMRDEELEEVRCNAHKKVKALEQQLENEHEERTLLLREKHELERRLAAAAELERHDRAGDEALLQRLRRDLKRTKALLRDTQAQLERQKSETAGKATIRQLRNQLEDLECARAVAVKAKQSLETDLLETQSLLEEAHKQKQDAEERANALLREKGDLQTQLEENEEELAEVLKKFKGTVQQMSLDQMALQEQVSLVSELEIERNHLKEQLAELTTKLESVESMGESSSNLLVRRSELKVKELESKLELEQTTRSRLEVQISRLKEAVEKLQNDVTNAKVKEQQAQDQIRKHQRQLREIKEELNKSLAKESEVIIKKKELEKRCELLEAECSTARTDLRLALKRIEDLQSAIQGDLEDTISDNSDSEQETYSSDDSVNKYLSNHKPLSPKIEKMSAIDSRRLSNVSRSSTSSNLGKDPSFT, from the exons ATGGACTCTTTTTATCCATCGACATCTTACAATGGCTACAACTCCTCCATTGCCAACTCAACATTTAACATGAATCCTTTAAGAGGCTTACCACCATCACCATCAAACTTATCAAGTCCCAGAAAGTATACAAATATTAGAAGAGCTTATTCGGCAGGTTTAGATGTACCTAGCGATAGAAGACCGGTTATGTTTCAAACTAGGCCACTAAGAAGTCTAACAGTACTTTCTGATAGTCCGTCTAGAGAAAACAGTACAACGAGATCACCTAGTCCCACTCCAAGCAACTACAGTGTAAGTAGTTTCCGTTCGAACAGATCAAGCAGTTATGGAATTCCGAGAAGGATCTATCCACAAGCTTACGATCCTAGAAACAGAGATCTCGATTTAGACGACAAGGAAGATACTCCTATAGTATTTGATGCCAACTTAACGTTCGTTCTTGGTTGTAAAGGAAAATTAAAGCAGAACGTGAAACCTATTCCCGcttttcaagataatcaaaCAGCTTCTAATGCTTTATCTAACAAAATATCAGATTTTTTATCGAGAACTGATCACGTAATGGACGAATGGAAAAGTAAGGGACATAAAGAGGATGAGCAACATAGTTTGAGAATGAAAAGAAGTAGGTCAAAACAAATTGGTAAATCAAGAAGTGCtacaaatattatgattaaaGGTTTCCAGTATTTTAGTAGAGCAAATAGTGTCACCAGATCTTCGGTTACTAGAGAATCAGATGATGCAACTGAAGCGGAAATCGACGAG TTGTCTGAAATGACGGCGGATCTTGCAGAAGAGCATTCAACTGCCACACTAGCAGCTGAGAGATTAGACGCTGAAACCTCCGAACGTctcaaattagaaaaagaacTATCCgaagtacaaaataaaaataaagagcTACAACAATCTTCGGAACGACTAGAAATCGAACTGTTATACGCTAGGTCGGATCTAAATGGAATTTCGGAAGAGGATGAAGATGGAGACGGCGATGGAGGGGTCTATAAACAAAGATACGAAAGGGCAATCAAAGAGCTCGAATTTACGAAGAGAAGATTACAACAACAACATGAAGATGACTTGGAACAGCTTATTGGATTGAAGAAACAATTGGAAAAGAAA TTGGCAGACGCATACGAAGAAGTAGAGGAACAACGACAAGTCGTAGGTCAATGGAAAcgaaaagttcaaaaattaaatgGAGAAATGAACGACCTTAAGCTATTACTGGAAGAACAGAAtggaagaaataatttattagaaaagaaaCAAAGGAAATTCGATTCCGAAACGCAGATGTTGCAAGACgagttaaaaaaagaaaaacaagctAGAGACCGATTTGcaagagaaaaagaaatatgCATGGCCGAAAAGTATGCCATTGAAAGTACACTTGCA GATATAAAACTTGAGCTGGAACTTAAAGAAGAAAGACTTCTAGCTCTACAACGTGAATTCGATGAAGTAACTTGTAGTGGTAAGACTGAAGAAGAAGTCACTGTtttaagaaaacagaaaatagatTGCGAAAGAAGACTTCAAGATCAGGAAGAAGAACTTGATGAACTTGCTGGACAAGTTCAATTGTTGGAACAAGCCAAACTCAGGTTAGAAATGACTTTGGAATCCATGAGGAAAGAAGCTAAAAAAGAAGCCCAAATGAGAGATGAAGAACTCGAGGAAGTTCGATGTAACGCCCACAAAAAAGTTAAAG CTTTGGAACAGCAATTAGAAAATGAACATGAGGAACGTACATTGTTATTAAGGGAGAAACACGAATTAGAGAGAAGACTAGCAGCAGCTGCAGAGCTAGAAAGACACGATAGAGCTGGAGACGAAGCTCTTTTACAACGACTCAGGAGGGACTTGAAGAGAACAAAGGCTTTACTTAGAGATACACAAGCTCAGCTCGAAAGGCAGAAAAGTGAAACTGCAG gaaaagCTACAATCCGCCAATTAAGGAATCAGTTAGAAGACTTGGAATGTGCTAGGGCAGTTGCCGTTAAAGCGAAACAGAGCTTAGAAACGGATCTTTTAGAAACGCAATCTCTTCTGGAAGAAGCTCATAAACAGAAACAAGATGCGGAAGAACGCGCAAATGCTTTACTTAGAGAAAAGGGTGACTTACAAACACAATTGGAAGAAAACGAAGAAGAATTAGCggaagtattgaaaaaattcaaggGCACTGTACAGCAAATGTCTTTAGATCAAATGGCATTACAAGAACAGGTATCATTAGTTTCAGAATTAGAAATAGAACGAAATCATTTGAAAGAACAGTTAGCAGAACTTACCACCAAATTAGAATCTGTGGAAAGTATGGGAGAATCTTCATCAAATCTACTAGTAAGAAG GTCTGAATTGAAGGTTAAAGAATTAGAATCAAAACTAGAATTAGAACAAACCACCAGATCAAGATTGGAAGTACAGATTAGCAGATTAAAAGAAGCTGTTGAAAAGCTACAAAATGATGTGACGAATGCTAAAGTAAAAGAACAACAAGCTCAAGATCAAATAAGAAAACATCAACGACAATTACG ggaaattaaagaagaattgaataaaagtttAGCTAAAGAATCTGAAGTGATCATCAAGAAAAAAGAACTAGAGAAACGGTGCGAATTGCTGGAAGCTGAGTGTTCGACTGCTAGGACCGACTTAAGATTAGCCCTgaagagaatcgaagacttgcaGTCCGCCATTCAAGGAGATTTGGAGGATACAATTTCAGATAATTCTGATAG tgAGCAAGAAACCTACAGTTCTGATGACTCAGTAAATAAATACTTATCCAATCACAAACCACTGTCTCCTAAAATAGAAAAGATGTCTGCTATTGATTCAAGAAG attatcAAATGTGAGCCGTTCTAGTACCTCCAGCAATCTAGGGAAAGATCCGTCGTTTACCTGA